GCGGTCCCCGCAAGGACGCTGCGGGCGGCGCCGAGCGGGAGGACGGCGAGCGCTGCAAGGCCCGCGGTGCAGTAGAGTGCGGTGCGCATGTCCGCGAGCTATCCCACCCGCGCGAGCCGCGCCTAGTATGAGGAGGGCGACGGCGGGCCTCTGCGAACCTCGGGCAGGTCATGTCGTCCAAAATCACCGCCCCGCGCGGCACGCAAGATATTCTTCCGCCGCAGTCGGCGCGTTGGCAGGCGCTTGAATCGCAGATTCACGGGCTCGCGCGACGCTTCGGCTACGGAGAAGTCCGCACCCCGATGTTCGAATCGACCGAGCTCTTCGTGCGCGGGGTCGGTGAGGCGACCGACATCGTCGAAAAAGAGATGTACACGTTCACCGATAAGGGCGATCGGTCGATCACGCTCCGTCCTGAGTGGACGGCTCCGGTCATGCGCGCGGCGCTCGAGCACAACCTGTTCGCGCAGGGCCCGCAGCGGCTATACTATATCGGCCCGATCTTTCGTTACGAGCGGCCGCAGAAGGGCCGTTTCCGGCAGGCCCACCAGTTCGGCGTCGAGTGCGTCGGATTCGCCGGCCCCGAAGCCGACCTGGAAGTGATCTCGCTTGCGTGGGAACTCGTTCGCAGCAATGCGATCGACGATGCGGTGCTCAACATCAATTCGATCGGTGACGACGTTTGCCGCCCGCGCTATCGCGAGGCGCTGCTCGCGCATTTTCGCCCGCATCTCGCTTCGCTCTCGGCCGAATCGCAACGCCGTTTGGAGCGCAATCCATTGCGGCTGCTCGATAGCAAGGACCCGCACGACCGGCCGTACGTCGATAGCGCGCCGACGTTCGAATCGGTGTTGTGCGATGCGTGCCGCGAGCACTTCGACGCGCTCAAGGCCTACCTCATCGCGATCGGTATCCCGTTCGTCGTGAATCCGCGCATCGTCCGCGGGCTCGACTACTACACGCGAACCGTGTTTGAAATTATCTCCGGAGCGCTCGGGTCCCAATCGACCGTCTGCGGCGGCGGCCGCTACGACGGGCTGGTGGCCTCGCTCGGGGGGCCGGACGTTCCGGCGGTCGGCTTCGGCCTAGGAATCGAACGCTTTCTGATGATGCTGGACGCTGCGGGGGGCGAGGCGGAGCCGGTTCGGAGCGGCATTCAGGCGGTCGGCCTGGGCGTGCAGGCTCGCACCGCGCTCGTCCCGATCGTCGCGGAATTGCGCCGCCGGTTGGGCGAACCCGTGTACATGGATTTCGACGATCGCAAGCTGCTCTCGCATCTCAAAAGTGCCGACCGCAACGGGGCGCGCTACGCGCTGATCCTCGGGACGGACGAACTAGCCAAGGGCGAGTTGATCCTGCGCGACCTGGAAGCACGGAGCGACCGGCGCCTTGCCCTCGGCAGCGGAAGAGACGTTGCGGCAGCGCTTGTAGAAGCGGGGATGCGATGAGTACAGAGGATCGGGATTCACAGACGCTTGAGGAGCTGCTCGCGATCATGCACGAGCACGACCTCGACCGCCTCAAAGTCACCTCGGGCGATGCGGTGTTCGAACTCGTGCGGCGGGAGCCGGGCGCGCAGATATTCGCCGCGCCCGCGCCTTCCGCGCCGGCCGCCGCCCCGGTGGGAAACGCCGGCGGGGCGCCCGCACCGCTCGCCGCCCCTGCCAACGTCAAACGCGTGCTCGCGCCGCTCACCGGCGTGTTCTATCGCTCGCCTTCGCCGGATGCCGAAGTCTTCGTTAACGAAGGCGACCGTATCGCCGAGGGCGACGTCATCTGCATTCTTGAGGCGATGAAACTCTTCAACGAGATTCAAAGCGAGTACGGCGGAACGGTCGTGCGCGTGCTTGCGGAGAACGGCGAGTTGGTCGCGCAGGGCGAAGAGCTTTTCTGGATTGCCCCGTGAACGCAACCGATGTGAAAGGCCGTCGCGGCTTCGATATCTTGATCGCCGAACGGCAGGGGTTGCTCGACGCACCGCATTATCGCGGCGAGGTCGAACGCATCGCGGCCGCATTGGTGAAGGCGTTGCGAGCCGGCAAAAAAGTGCTGTGGTGCGGTAACGGCGGGAGCGCGGCCGAAGCGCAGCACATGGCGGCGGAGCTTTCGGGACGCTTCTTGCGCGAACGGCCCGGCCTTTACAGCGAGGCGCTCTCGGTGAACACCTCGACGCTCACCTGCATCGGCAACGATTACGGCTTCGACCATATCTTCTCGCGTCAAGTTGAGGCGTTCGCGCAGCCGGGTGACGTGGTGATCGGGATGACGACCAGCGGCACCTCGCGCAACATCGTGCTCGCGCTCGAAGCCGCTAAAAAGAAGGGTGCGGTGACGGTCGCGTTTACGGGTAACGGCGGCGGAACGGTCGCGCAGATCGCGGATCTTTCGCTCAACGGCCCCGGCGGCTATGCGGCGCTCGTGCAAGAGGTGCATCAAGTGATGGCGCACATCGTCTGCGATTTGGTCGAACAGACGTTGATTTTCGAGGACGGCATCGCTTGAACGCCTTGCTCGTCTCCGACGCGCACGCGCTCTTCGAGCGCATGCGCGGCCGCCGAGTGCTCGTCGTCGGCGACGTGATGCTCGACGAATGGATTTGGGGCACCGTCTCGCGCATTTCACCCGAGGCACCCGTCCCCGTCGTGGCGGTCACCGACCATTCGTTCACCCTCGGCGGCGCCGGAAACGTCGCGAATAATCTTCGCGCGCTCGGCGCGGGCGTGACGTTCGTCGGAACGGTGGGCGGCGACGCGTTTGCCGACGACGTGCGGCGGTTGCTGCGGGACGAAGGCGTTGACGACTCCGGGATTTTTACCGTCAACGATCGGCCGACCACGCGCAAGACGCGCATCGTCGCACAGCACCAGCAGGTGGTGCGCGCCGATTGGGAACGCAGCGCCGCGCTGAGCGATGCGGATCGCGCCGCAATCGTCGAGTTCGTGCGCGCCCGTGCCGGCGAAAGCGACGTCGTGATCTTGAGCGACTACGCCAAGGGGCTGCTCTCGCGCGACATCGTCGAAGCCGCCCGTGCGGCACCGCTGGTGTTCGCCGATCCGAAGCCGCAGAATCTCGATCTCTTTCGCGGCGTGACGTGCGTTGCGCCCAACGTGCATGAAGCCGCAGGCGCCAGCGGCATTGCCATCGTCGACGATGCCTCGTTAGAGGCTGCCGGTTCTCGCTTGATCGAACGCTTGGAGTGCCGGTACGTCGTCATCACGCGCGGCGAGCACGGCATGTCGCTGTTCGGCCGTGAGGGCGAACGCTTTACGATTCCGTCGGTGGCGCGCAAGGTGTTTGACGTGAGCGGAGCCGGCGATACGGTCATCGCGGTACTCTCGCTCGCGCTCAGCGCGGGCGCCTCGATCGAGCGCGCGATGCAGCTGGCAAACTACGCCGCCGGTGCGGTGGTGGAGAAGCTGGGGACGGCGACCGCATCCGCGGATGAGATCGTCGCATTGGTGGAACATGGATCCGGGTAGATTTTTCGGCCAAATCTTAGACGTGGAAGCCGCGAGTGCGTGGCGCGAGGAGTTGCGGCAAGAGTCGCGCAGCCTGGTGTTCACCAACGGATGCTTCGATGTCTTGCACGCGGGCCACGTCGAGTATCTGGCGTGGGCGCGGGCGCAGGGCGATGCGTTGATCGTCGGATTGAATTCGGATGCGTCGGTGCGCGCGCTCAAAGGCGAGAAGCGTCCGCTGGTGCCGTTCGAAGAACGCGCGCGCATGCTGGTGGCGTTGCGCAGCGTTGACGTCGTGGTGGAGTTCGGCGAGCGAACGCCCGAAGTGCTGCTGGATCGCATTCGTCCGAACGTGCACGTCAAGAGCGCGCAGTACCGGGAGGACGAGCTTCCCGAGCGTACCGTGGTGCTGGCGCACGGCGGGGTGATCCGCCTCGCGCCGCACGTGGCGGGCATGAGCACGACCGATACGATCGCGCGCATCATCGCTCGATACGGCGGCTAATGCGCATCGCGTTCACCGCCAACGGACCGGGCGAGGTGGCCGGCTGGGTTCGCCCGCTCGTACGCGCGTTGTACGCGCGTGAACCCGAGACCGACGTCCACCTGTTTCTCGTCCCCGACGACTATGCGACCGGCAACGAGGCCCGCATGGCGCGCGAGCTGTTTCCGCAAGCGCACGTGTACGAGCCGCGGAGATACGTAGCGATCGCTCTGGGGAAGAAATCCGAGGACGTACCAGCGACCGTCGACGTGGTGCAGTATTTGGGCGGCGATCTGATGCACGCCGCACGGCTGCATAAGCGCTTCGGAGGCGTTGCGAGCACCTACAAATTTTCGAAGCCGCGCTATAAAAGCGTTTTTGCGCGAGCGTACGCGGTGGACGAAGCCAACGTACGAGAGTTGATCGCTACCGGTTTGGACCGCGATCGCGTGCAACGCGTCGGGAACCTTGCCATCGACGGCGCATTGCTCGAAGCGCAAGCGCCGCTCGAAACGGGCGCGCCCGTCAACGGACTGCTGGTGATGCCGGGCTCCCGCGGTTACGAAATCGAAAACCTCATTCCGTTTTTCTTCACGGTTGCGTTGCGCGTACAACGCGAACGTCCGGAGCTTCCGATTGCGTTCGGCATTTCGCCGTTCACGCCGCTCGACCGCGTGCGCGAGGCCGTCGAGCGCGGCGGCGTCGCTGCGATGTTCGCGCAGCGCGGGCGTCTGGTCGAATCCTCCGAGGGCGCCTTTCTCGAATCCCTCGATGCGCGCGTGCGTTTTCCGATTCTGCGTAACGCCCTTGCGGCGGCGTCGCGCGCGCGGCTGGCGCTGACGATACCGGGCACCAAATGCATCGAACTTGCGGCCTTGGGCGTCCCGACCGTTGCGATCACGCCGCTCAACGCGCCCGAAAAAATCGCGTTCAACGGGCCCTTCACCTATCTCGACCGCATTCCGCTCGTCGGGGTCCCGCTCAAGCGTGCGGTTGCGGTGGGCGTTTCGCGCCGCTTCGTCTATCACACCCAGCCCAATATGGACGCGCGGGATATGGTGATGCGCGAGTTGCACGGCGCGCTGACCCCGGGGCGCGTCGCCAGGGTGACGCTCGATGCGTCGCGCGACGATAACTGGCTGGCCACGAGCGGAGCGCGCTTAAAAGAGCTGTATCGCGACCACGTCGGGGCGGCCGGCCGTATGGCTGAATCATTGCTGGGGCTGCCGAAGTAGGTACGGGTATGCGGATCTCCGTCGTCATCGCCAGTAAAGACCGGGCGCGCTATGTCGAGCGCGCGCTGGCTTCGCTCGACCGCCAGATCGGCGCGCCGTCGTTCGAAGCGATCGTCGTCGACAATAATTCGAGCGACGATACGAAGGCCACGGTCGAAGCGGCGCAGCGCGAATACGCCTTCCCGATCCGGTACGAGTACGAGCCGGAGCCCAATCGCGGTAAGGCTCGCAACCGCGGTATCGCGATCGCGCAGGGATACATCGTGCTGTTCGTGGACGACGACGTGCAGGCTCCCCCGGGATTTCTTGCCGCCCACGAAGCGGCGCACAATGCACCGAATCTCGTTGTGAACGGGCCGATTCTCAACGTCTCCGGGTACGAACAGAAGCCCAAGCCGGCGATGGCCAATTATTCACGCGCGTTCATGTGTACGTGTAACGTCTCGGTGCCCAAACACGCTTTGGATGCCGTCGGCGGATTTGACGAAGACTTCCGTTTGTACGGATGGGAAGATACCGAGCTCGGCGTGCGTTTGCGCGAACACGGCCTGCGCTGGGCGTTTGCGTGGGATGCGTATATCTGGCATATCAAGCCGCCTAGCGAAAACACGCTGGAAATGGAGACGCTCAAGGCGCTGGAGAAGGCGAAGATGGCCTCGCGCTTCATCAAAAAGCAACCGTCGGCGCGCGCGCGCATGGCCGCAGGAGCATACGGCATCAATCTGGTGCGCGGCAAATATCTCTTGCCCGACGGCTTGCTGGCGTTCTATGCCGGCTTGGCGACGGCGTCGGGAGCACCCGGGTTCGTACGCGCCTTCGCCAAAGGGCAATTTTTGGATGGAATGTACACGCGAGAGCTCATCCGCGCGTTGGATGAATAACGACCGCGCGCTGCTCTACTGCGCGGGTGGCGGGATCGGCGACTCGATGCTAGCGAGCATCGTCGCGCGAGCGCTCCGCGAGCGCTATACGGACGTCGATGCGCTCACCCTACCGGGGCATCGGAGCACGCTGGAGCGCGTACCGGATATCGATCGCGTCATGGTGGACGAAGGCGAAGAACGCGATGTCGCGACGCGGCTTGCGAACGAACGCTACGACGCGTGCGTCGTCACCTGGGCAACGCCGCGCACGGCGCGCATACCCCAGATGGCGAAAATACCGGTACGCGTCGGGCAGGCTCGACGGCTCTACTCCTACCGCTTTACCAATCGCGTGGTCGTGCGGAGCGAAACGGGTGACGTAACCTCGCACTGGACCGATATTCTGCTGGATTATCCGCGCGTGATCGGCTGCAACACGCGCGACCACCGTCCGCGATTCGTTCCCACCGCGCAGGACGAAGACGAAGCGAAGGCGGTGCGTCTCAAGCATGGATTGGCGGCGCGCGAATACATCGTGCTCCATCCCGCTAACGCGATTGCATCCGAGCGCGGAAACTGGCCGGTTGCAGGTTGGGCCGCGCTAGCCCGCGCGCTCGCCGAGCGCTTCGGTACGCGCGTGGCGGTAACCGGCTCGCCGAACGACGCGGAGATCGTCGCGGCCATTTGCGCGGCTTCCGGCGCGATCGATCTGAGCGGCGCGACCGGAATCGGCGGCTTCGGCGCGCTGGCGAAAGATGCGCGAGCGTTCGTCGGTATCACGACCGGGACGATGCACGTCGCAGCCGCGGCCGGCGCGCCGACCGTCGGCATCTTTCCCTTTCAGAGCGATTATCCCGAACGCTGGGCTCCCCTCGGCGAGCGGACCGGCGTGGTACGCGCGTCGTATCCGTGCCATCCGGGCGATACCAAGGAACGCTGCGCGGACTACGCCTGCATCGCGCATCTCAACCTGCCCCATATTCTGGCCGAAGTCGCGGCGCTGATCGCTTAGAGCCGCTCCTTCGAGGGCCGTCCCCGTGGGTGCCGAACCCCTCCGGCAATGCGTGCGACCATACAACTCTGTACGTACAATCGCGCTCCGCTGCTGGAGCGCGTTTTAGAGGCATGCTTCGAGCAGACTACGGCCGACGCATACGAGGTCGTTCTCGTGAACGACGGCTCGACCGATGGAACCGCGGAAGTGATCGCGCGGGCGCGCGAACGCGCGACGTGCCGCTTCGTGGCGATCGACCAAGCTAATGCGGGGCTCGCAAAGGGTCGCAACGCCGGGATCGCGGCGTCGAGCGGCGAGCGAATCATCTTTATCGACGACGACGTGCTGCCGTTGCCGAATTTCGTCGAAGAGCATCTGCGCTCGCATGCCGCGCATCCGCTCGCGATCGTGCGCGGCGGCGCCATCAACGTCGAGAATTTCGAGGACTTGCCGCCACCGGTGTGGAGCATCAGGGACTACAGCGGCAATTACTTTTGGACGACCAATGTGTCGGTCCCGCTCGCGACGATCCGGGCGATCGGCGGTTTCAACGAATCGTTCTCGGAGTACGGATGGGAAGATATCGACGTCGGCCTACGCCTGCGTTTCGCCGGCGTCAAAGCGGTGTTCAATCCGAAAGCGCTCGCATACCATTACAAACCCCGGCCGCGTAGCGGTAACGTCGCGAAAATGGTGGCGCAGGCCCGCGCGCAGGCGCGTACGGCGGTGCAGCTCGCGCAGTTGCACCCGCATTGGCGCACGTATCTCGCGACCGGCATGAACCCCGTGCAGCGTTCCTATCATCGCTTGACGCGCGGGGCACATCGCGGCCGCAGCTTCGAACGCATGCTCGGCGATCTTTCGTTCGACCGCGCGCTGAGCGGAAGGGAACTGCGGGCGGCTCGGGGGTTGGCCACCGAGGCATATTTCGAGGAGTTGGAGCAGGCTATCCGCGCCGGCTGACGCGCGCCGCCACAAATCGCATGCGCATTCTGCTATCACGCACCGATCGGATCGGCGACCTCATTCTTTCCACGCCGGCGATCGCATCGGTGCGCGCGTCGTTTCCCGACGCGTACATCACGATGGTTACCAGCCCGTACAATCACGTCGTGATGGATCGCAACACCGATGTCGACGAGGTTGTCGATCTCCCGAGCGCGGTGAAACCGGCGGTCTTCGGCGCGCGCTATCGCGGATACGATATGGCCGTCGCGCTGGCCCCGCGGAATACGGATTTACAACTCGTCGGGGCGACGCGCGCCCCGATTCGGGCCGGGTACACCTACGTGCGGCGTTGGTTGGCGCGCGCAACCGCGCCGTTATACGTCAACCGGCTCATGGTCTCGGAAGCCGATCCGCAACTGTGCGAGCGCGATCCGCAGCGCGTTGTTCGCCACGAAGTGGAACAGTTGCTCGACCTCGCGGCGTTGGCCGGGGCGAAGCAACGCATCGCGCGCTTGCGCTTGGACGTAACGGCGGCCGATCGCCTTGCCGTGGCCGGCTTTCCGGCCGAGCCGATCGTGGTGCACATCGGCGAGCGTTGGTTCGCCAACGGCAGCACGCTGGAGAGCACCCTCGCGCTGGTGGGCGAGCTCCGCGCGCTGGGCCTTCCGGTGGTGGTCAGTTGCGCGCACGAATGCCATGCGTACGCGGCGCCGTTCGCCGCCGTGGCCGACGGAGTGGCCGGGGAGTTGCCGTTTCACCAGTGGGCTGCGCTCTTCGAGCGTGCGCGATGCGTCGTGACGGTGGATACCGGTGCGACCCATGTCGCAAGCGCGGTGCGCAGGCCCACGCTGGTCGCCTTCGAACATCGCTTCTTCCGGCTGAACTCGCAGGAATGGGCGCCATACGGCGTACCGAGCGTGCTCGTTCGCAAGCCGGAGCACGGCGACGAAGCCTCGCTCTCGCAGTTTCGCGCAGAGATCGTGCGCGGCGCCAGAACGTTGATCGATGGCTGATATATCTGTGGTTATCCCAACCTACAACCGGTTGGATACCTTACAACACGTTATCCCGACGCTGCTCGCGCAAGATCTCCCGCGCGAGCGCTTCGAGCTGTTGATCTGCGACTCCAATTCCAACGACGGCACGGCCGAATACTTGGCGAGCGTGCGCGCCGATGCGCGGAACGTGCGCCACCTTCCCGGCCCCTACACCGGCCGCGCGATGGCGCGTAACGCGGGTATCGCCGCCGCGAGCGGCGAGGTGGTGCTCTTCAACGATTCCGATATTCTCGCGTCGCCGGATCTGCTCTCGCAGCATCTTCGCCATCATGAGGAGCGGCGCGGCATCGCGGTCGTCGGATGGGAAGTCCAAGTCAAAGACTTGGAGGAGTACGCCTTCAAGCGCGATCACCCCGAGGAGCGCGGGCATCTCCACCCGCCCACGCGTAAGAAGCTTTCTTGGCTGTACTTTCTGACCGGTAACGCGTCGGTACGGCGCGAGGATCTCTTGCGGGTCGGATCGTTCGACGAAAGCTTCACGGGATACGGACACGAAGATCTCGAGCTCGGCTACCGCTTGCAGCACGCGGGGATCGAAATTCTCTACGAACCGCGCGCCGTGAACTATCATTGCCAAGATATCCCGCACGACGATCAGAAAGAAAAGATGAAACTTGCGGGGCGTTCGACCGTGCGCTTCTACCGCAAGCATCCGCATTTTGACGTGCAGTTGAATTTGGGCATGACGCCGGTCTCGCTTGGAGTGCACTCGCTCCTCACGCGCGTTCCGGCATTGCTGGGATACTTCGACCGGCAAGCACCGACATCGAAATTCGCTCGCGATCTCGTGCAGCAATACTACTACGTTTCGGGCATCAAAGACGCTCTCCACTCAACCCAGCCGAAATGACAGGACACACCGTGCATACCGATTCGATCCGACGCTCCTGCGGCGCCCTGCGCGCGACCGACGCCGGCACTGCCGTCGAACTCTACGGCTGGGTCAATCGCCGGCGCGACCACGGCGGCTTGATTTTTGTCGATTTGCGCGACCGCGACGGTATCACGCAGATCGTGTTCGATCCGCAGCACCCGAGCTTCAAAGATGCCGAACATCTGCGCCACGAAG
This genomic window from Candidatus Dormiibacterota bacterium contains:
- a CDS encoding glycosyltransferase, with translation MRISVVIASKDRARYVERALASLDRQIGAPSFEAIVVDNNSSDDTKATVEAAQREYAFPIRYEYEPEPNRGKARNRGIAIAQGYIVLFVDDDVQAPPGFLAAHEAAHNAPNLVVNGPILNVSGYEQKPKPAMANYSRAFMCTCNVSVPKHALDAVGGFDEDFRLYGWEDTELGVRLREHGLRWAFAWDAYIWHIKPPSENTLEMETLKALEKAKMASRFIKKQPSARARMAAGAYGINLVRGKYLLPDGLLAFYAGLATASGAPGFVRAFAKGQFLDGMYTRELIRALDE
- a CDS encoding glycosyltransferase family 9 protein; this translates as MRILLSRTDRIGDLILSTPAIASVRASFPDAYITMVTSPYNHVVMDRNTDVDEVVDLPSAVKPAVFGARYRGYDMAVALAPRNTDLQLVGATRAPIRAGYTYVRRWLARATAPLYVNRLMVSEADPQLCERDPQRVVRHEVEQLLDLAALAGAKQRIARLRLDVTAADRLAVAGFPAEPIVVHIGERWFANGSTLESTLALVGELRALGLPVVVSCAHECHAYAAPFAAVADGVAGELPFHQWAALFERARCVVTVDTGATHVASAVRRPTLVAFEHRFFRLNSQEWAPYGVPSVLVRKPEHGDEASLSQFRAEIVRGARTLIDG
- a CDS encoding glycosyltransferase family A protein, which encodes MRATIQLCTYNRAPLLERVLEACFEQTTADAYEVVLVNDGSTDGTAEVIARARERATCRFVAIDQANAGLAKGRNAGIAASSGERIIFIDDDVLPLPNFVEEHLRSHAAHPLAIVRGGAINVENFEDLPPPVWSIRDYSGNYFWTTNVSVPLATIRAIGGFNESFSEYGWEDIDVGLRLRFAGVKAVFNPKALAYHYKPRPRSGNVAKMVAQARAQARTAVQLAQLHPHWRTYLATGMNPVQRSYHRLTRGAHRGRSFERMLGDLSFDRALSGRELRAARGLATEAYFEELEQAIRAG
- the rfaE1 gene encoding D-glycero-beta-D-manno-heptose-7-phosphate kinase, whose product is MNALLVSDAHALFERMRGRRVLVVGDVMLDEWIWGTVSRISPEAPVPVVAVTDHSFTLGGAGNVANNLRALGAGVTFVGTVGGDAFADDVRRLLRDEGVDDSGIFTVNDRPTTRKTRIVAQHQQVVRADWERSAALSDADRAAIVEFVRARAGESDVVILSDYAKGLLSRDIVEAARAAPLVFADPKPQNLDLFRGVTCVAPNVHEAAGASGIAIVDDASLEAAGSRLIERLECRYVVITRGEHGMSLFGREGERFTIPSVARKVFDVSGAGDTVIAVLSLALSAGASIERAMQLANYAAGAVVEKLGTATASADEIVALVEHGSG
- a CDS encoding glycosyltransferase → MADISVVIPTYNRLDTLQHVIPTLLAQDLPRERFELLICDSNSNDGTAEYLASVRADARNVRHLPGPYTGRAMARNAGIAAASGEVVLFNDSDILASPDLLSQHLRHHEERRGIAVVGWEVQVKDLEEYAFKRDHPEERGHLHPPTRKKLSWLYFLTGNASVRREDLLRVGSFDESFTGYGHEDLELGYRLQHAGIEILYEPRAVNYHCQDIPHDDQKEKMKLAGRSTVRFYRKHPHFDVQLNLGMTPVSLGVHSLLTRVPALLGYFDRQAPTSKFARDLVQQYYYVSGIKDALHSTQPK
- the accB gene encoding acetyl-CoA carboxylase biotin carboxyl carrier protein, yielding MSTEDRDSQTLEELLAIMHEHDLDRLKVTSGDAVFELVRREPGAQIFAAPAPSAPAAAPVGNAGGAPAPLAAPANVKRVLAPLTGVFYRSPSPDAEVFVNEGDRIAEGDVICILEAMKLFNEIQSEYGGTVVRVLAENGELVAQGEELFWIAP
- the hisS gene encoding histidine--tRNA ligase, which codes for MSSKITAPRGTQDILPPQSARWQALESQIHGLARRFGYGEVRTPMFESTELFVRGVGEATDIVEKEMYTFTDKGDRSITLRPEWTAPVMRAALEHNLFAQGPQRLYYIGPIFRYERPQKGRFRQAHQFGVECVGFAGPEADLEVISLAWELVRSNAIDDAVLNINSIGDDVCRPRYREALLAHFRPHLASLSAESQRRLERNPLRLLDSKDPHDRPYVDSAPTFESVLCDACREHFDALKAYLIAIGIPFVVNPRIVRGLDYYTRTVFEIISGALGSQSTVCGGGRYDGLVASLGGPDVPAVGFGLGIERFLMMLDAAGGEAEPVRSGIQAVGLGVQARTALVPIVAELRRRLGEPVYMDFDDRKLLSHLKSADRNGARYALILGTDELAKGELILRDLEARSDRRLALGSGRDVAAALVEAGMR
- a CDS encoding adenylyltransferase/cytidyltransferase family protein, coding for MDPGRFFGQILDVEAASAWREELRQESRSLVFTNGCFDVLHAGHVEYLAWARAQGDALIVGLNSDASVRALKGEKRPLVPFEERARMLVALRSVDVVVEFGERTPEVLLDRIRPNVHVKSAQYREDELPERTVVLAHGGVIRLAPHVAGMSTTDTIARIIARYGG
- a CDS encoding SIS domain-containing protein yields the protein MNATDVKGRRGFDILIAERQGLLDAPHYRGEVERIAAALVKALRAGKKVLWCGNGGSAAEAQHMAAELSGRFLRERPGLYSEALSVNTSTLTCIGNDYGFDHIFSRQVEAFAQPGDVVIGMTTSGTSRNIVLALEAAKKKGAVTVAFTGNGGGTVAQIADLSLNGPGGYAALVQEVHQVMAHIVCDLVEQTLIFEDGIA
- a CDS encoding glycosyltransferase family 9 protein encodes the protein MNNDRALLYCAGGGIGDSMLASIVARALRERYTDVDALTLPGHRSTLERVPDIDRVMVDEGEERDVATRLANERYDACVVTWATPRTARIPQMAKIPVRVGQARRLYSYRFTNRVVVRSETGDVTSHWTDILLDYPRVIGCNTRDHRPRFVPTAQDEDEAKAVRLKHGLAAREYIVLHPANAIASERGNWPVAGWAALARALAERFGTRVAVTGSPNDAEIVAAICAASGAIDLSGATGIGGFGALAKDARAFVGITTGTMHVAAAAGAPTVGIFPFQSDYPERWAPLGERTGVVRASYPCHPGDTKERCADYACIAHLNLPHILAEVAALIA